A DNA window from Ignavibacteriales bacterium contains the following coding sequences:
- a CDS encoding PAS domain-containing protein → MFAKYFWELIVVSSLLLVVPTPAFPQGYSFDDPNHWSYFTTESGLPSNAIRDIIEADDSTLWVIAGSPVWYDGFEWRKVDSADSQFLNSSLGFHRADNNCVLVKASPAGSGYKVFKLNKSGYEEIITGLDNFDVYSLSSGKMLLVSDNSLFSYDHGSVLPFTPHDNLTREQVLYAQNTVSGAMLLNLKTGLYRMDNRSFNLMIPAGRFSLNVMLVAENRNGEGIIQFETPYEMRGVWEWNASSLPKRSTTEHFPFAQAMDIGPHGEAIIVYRTGEIRWREHGVWKSLPSVESRIHDITVVKFRANGDLVFGTMNGLYVYRYSMSPWKMITYPIFDSRNTVHDIIMAKDGSFWIASSGGIERRQPNGTVTFWENIGNTTIHNVTGLQEDAEGSIWIGSGFSFMGAFRFDGRSWNHVTIGTPDDSVLVHKIRKDLQGNLWFLGLGKNAQDKKQPGTLCFHEGSFSKWGVEEGLINGRVYDFVEGQDGALWFATFGGISRWIPSVEHSTASASKDRSGISSTVQRVRNGTWTHWTIAKGLKENRITSIVVDKENSVWFGSNYPPGPYQSIGIGRIDSLGDVQYFNSIEGTIGDNIWDINIDSTGRVWYTTTEGLGCYDHGTWLRYGRESGLSFVNLWPVLPEGNTIYVGTKGRGIAMLNLTAATSPLPKIVMEHPYIEEFSAHQGWKALTYWGELDPLNVQTRYRVNNGEWSKWRIKNGVVLSNMKPGDYTFEVQAKNLYGAFRIAGEKTVFTIPQPWYYNGYFISSVFAGVIAFIFVITSAIIRKRKFDIAIRESEERYRIITEFATDYAYLNRIEEDGSWTILWITESVTRVYGYTVEEWRSPGFHSRLVHPEDLEEGFKIMQSVIRGESASYDTRCIAKDGSVLWIHNEMRPVWNTEHTRVEYVYGAAHDITQKKLDEEHKKHLTTELVQTEERERRRMAVYLHDIIGQHLAVGKITLREVLKSGIAGEMEEQLAEVGRNLDNAIKDSRSLTFELSPPVLQDVRFDIAVKMLAEQMMTAHHIGLTIECNEIEVSLEPQIKVLLYYAVREILFNIIKHASASEVKFIISCTDTEIRMSIEDNGIGFDKDEALSNKFTASGFGLKNVSERMGHIGAQIDIISIPQQGTRVAIYIPINKLNNGFQR, encoded by the coding sequence ATGTTTGCAAAATATTTTTGGGAACTTATTGTAGTTAGTTCGCTATTGTTGGTCGTGCCTACACCAGCATTTCCACAAGGTTATTCATTTGATGATCCCAACCACTGGTCGTATTTTACAACTGAGTCGGGATTGCCCTCGAATGCTATCCGGGATATCATCGAAGCGGATGATTCTACATTGTGGGTAATTGCCGGCTCGCCTGTTTGGTACGATGGTTTCGAATGGAGAAAAGTCGACAGTGCAGACAGCCAATTCTTGAATAGTTCTCTTGGATTCCACCGTGCAGATAACAACTGTGTTCTTGTGAAAGCTTCACCAGCCGGGAGCGGATATAAGGTTTTTAAACTGAACAAATCTGGTTACGAGGAAATTATTACCGGACTAGATAACTTTGATGTGTACAGTTTGAGTTCAGGGAAAATGCTTCTAGTCTCGGATAATTCTCTATTCTCTTACGACCATGGATCTGTCTTGCCGTTTACTCCTCATGATAACCTGACACGTGAGCAGGTATTGTATGCACAAAATACAGTAAGCGGAGCAATGCTGTTGAATCTGAAAACAGGACTCTATCGCATGGATAATCGTTCTTTTAATCTGATGATACCCGCCGGCAGGTTTTCGCTGAATGTAATGTTAGTGGCGGAGAATAGAAATGGAGAGGGAATCATACAATTTGAAACTCCGTATGAAATGAGAGGAGTGTGGGAATGGAACGCGTCTTCATTGCCGAAACGCAGTACCACTGAACATTTCCCGTTCGCGCAAGCGATGGATATCGGTCCTCATGGCGAAGCAATTATTGTTTACCGCACAGGAGAGATAAGGTGGAGAGAGCATGGAGTCTGGAAATCGTTACCGTCCGTTGAGTCGCGCATTCATGATATTACAGTTGTAAAGTTCCGAGCCAATGGCGATCTCGTGTTTGGTACGATGAATGGGTTATACGTGTACCGGTATTCTATGTCACCCTGGAAAATGATAACGTACCCAATCTTTGATTCGAGAAACACTGTTCACGACATCATAATGGCGAAGGATGGAAGTTTCTGGATTGCTAGTAGTGGAGGAATAGAACGACGCCAGCCGAACGGGACAGTTACATTTTGGGAAAATATTGGTAACACTACTATCCATAATGTTACCGGCTTGCAGGAAGATGCAGAGGGTAGCATCTGGATTGGGAGCGGCTTTTCGTTTATGGGAGCATTCCGATTCGATGGGAGAAGTTGGAATCATGTGACAATCGGAACTCCTGACGATTCAGTTCTTGTTCATAAAATTCGCAAGGATCTTCAGGGCAATCTTTGGTTTTTAGGATTGGGAAAAAACGCGCAAGATAAAAAACAGCCGGGAACTCTTTGCTTCCACGAAGGATCATTTTCAAAATGGGGAGTAGAAGAGGGACTCATTAACGGAAGGGTTTACGATTTTGTTGAAGGACAGGATGGTGCGTTATGGTTTGCAACTTTCGGCGGAATAAGTAGATGGATTCCTTCCGTGGAACATTCAACCGCTTCGGCGAGCAAGGATCGCTCAGGGATTAGTAGCACTGTCCAACGTGTTCGAAATGGAACATGGACGCACTGGACTATTGCAAAGGGATTGAAGGAAAACAGAATCACCTCAATTGTGGTTGATAAAGAAAATTCGGTTTGGTTCGGATCAAATTACCCTCCAGGTCCATATCAGTCGATAGGTATCGGGCGCATAGATAGCCTTGGGGACGTACAATATTTCAATTCCATAGAAGGAACCATTGGAGATAATATCTGGGACATAAACATTGATAGCACGGGTCGTGTGTGGTATACCACAACTGAAGGGCTTGGATGTTATGATCATGGAACCTGGTTACGATATGGAAGAGAATCAGGACTTTCATTTGTAAATCTTTGGCCCGTTCTTCCTGAAGGTAATACGATATATGTCGGAACTAAAGGACGGGGCATCGCCATGCTCAATCTTACTGCGGCAACCTCACCGCTTCCGAAGATCGTCATGGAACACCCATACATTGAGGAATTTTCTGCCCATCAAGGATGGAAAGCGCTGACATACTGGGGAGAATTAGATCCATTGAACGTTCAAACTCGTTATCGGGTGAATAATGGTGAATGGTCGAAATGGAGAATAAAAAACGGTGTTGTCCTCAGCAATATGAAACCGGGAGATTATACCTTCGAAGTGCAGGCAAAAAATCTTTATGGAGCATTCCGTATTGCTGGGGAGAAGACTGTCTTCACAATTCCTCAGCCATGGTATTATAATGGATATTTTATAAGTTCAGTTTTTGCAGGAGTGATCGCATTTATTTTTGTTATTACCAGTGCTATTATACGAAAGCGCAAATTCGATATCGCCATTCGGGAAAGCGAAGAACGCTACCGCATCATTACAGAATTTGCCACCGACTATGCCTATTTAAACCGCATTGAAGAAGATGGAAGCTGGACTATTCTTTGGATTACTGAATCCGTTACACGAGTATACGGCTATACAGTCGAGGAGTGGAGATCACCTGGTTTCCATTCTCGATTGGTTCACCCAGAAGATCTTGAAGAGGGGTTTAAAATAATGCAGAGCGTGATCCGGGGCGAGTCAGCAAGCTATGATACACGATGTATAGCAAAAGATGGAAGTGTGTTGTGGATTCACAATGAAATGCGCCCAGTTTGGAATACAGAACATACGCGCGTTGAATATGTTTATGGAGCGGCACACGACATTACACAGAAAAAATTAGACGAAGAACATAAAAAGCACCTTACTACAGAACTTGTTCAAACAGAAGAACGTGAGCGGCGCAGGATGGCGGTTTATCTTCACGATATTATTGGACAGCATCTTGCAGTCGGGAAAATTACACTTAGGGAGGTATTGAAATCGGGTATCGCCGGAGAAATGGAGGAACAACTTGCTGAAGTGGGCAGAAATCTCGATAATGCGATAAAAGATTCTCGTTCGCTAACGTTTGAACTGAGCCCTCCGGTTCTACAGGATGTCAGATTCGATATAGCGGTGAAAATGCTTGCAGAGCAGATGATGACAGCGCACCATATCGGTCTAACCATTGAATGCAATGAAATCGAAGTTTCTCTTGAGCCGCAAATAAAAGTTCTATTGTACTATGCAGTGAGAGAAATATTATTCAATATCATCAAACATGCCAGCGCAAGTGAGGTGAAATTTATAATCTCTTGTACAGATACCGAGATTCGGATGTCCATAGAAGATAACGGAATAGGTTTCGATAAGGACGAAGCGCTTTCTAATAAATTTACCGCGTCCGGATTTGGTTTGAAAAATGTCTCTGAGCGAATGGGCCATATCGGAGCGCAGATCGATATAATTTCCATACCACAGCAAGGTACGCGGGTTGCTATATATATTCCAATAAATAAATTGAATAATGGATTTCAGAGATGA
- a CDS encoding response regulator transcription factor — protein sequence MKTRIILADDHVILREGLKKIIEHEMRMNVVGQASDGRTVIELVREHHPDIVIMDISMNGLNGIEATRYIKKEFPNVKVIALSMHTERNIVSEMLCAGASAYLLKDSAPDELALAIHAIQNNKTYISPDIAGIVVDDYILKTNTVNQLQSNFKKKPATILTAREREILQLLAEGKSIKDIAGLLSISTTTIETHKQHIMEKLKLYSIAELTKYAIREGITQL from the coding sequence GTGAAAACAAGAATTATCCTCGCCGATGACCACGTGATCCTAAGAGAAGGATTAAAAAAAATTATCGAACATGAAATGCGAATGAATGTAGTTGGGCAGGCATCGGACGGAAGAACCGTTATTGAGCTGGTTCGCGAACATCATCCCGATATTGTTATTATGGATATTAGCATGAACGGTTTGAACGGCATTGAAGCGACGCGGTACATCAAAAAAGAATTTCCAAATGTGAAAGTGATTGCTCTTTCAATGCACACTGAACGAAATATTGTATCCGAGATGCTCTGCGCCGGTGCTTCAGCATACCTTCTAAAAGATTCCGCACCCGACGAACTTGCATTGGCGATTCATGCAATTCAAAATAATAAAACATATATCAGTCCCGATATAGCCGGAATTGTGGTGGACGACTATATCCTCAAAACAAATACTGTGAATCAATTACAATCAAATTTCAAAAAGAAACCGGCAACCATCCTTACTGCCAGAGAGCGTGAAATTCTTCAACTTCTTGCTGAAGGGAAATCCATAAAGGACATAGCGGGACTATTGTCGATCAGTACTACTACAATTGAAACACATAAACAACACATCATGGAAAAGCTCAAACTCTACAGCATTGCCGAATTAACAAAATATGCAATTCGCGAAGGTATAACACAGTTGTAA
- a CDS encoding T9SS type A sorting domain-containing protein, which yields MFFSSVTNKHWLLIQLFLITFLLSVSASAQDTLDNWASATSGTSNTLRTVSFFNADTGFAAGGGVIIHTTDGGKHWTMIDSVVVAGKMRKLFSVESHNSSRSNKTIAAGGPDTPTPCEGLLVGDLGEIFQTTDCGFTWAQISSPTFLNLRGITDDGANYNPDVVYACGDSGVVIKSTDGGKTWFTQITPTLSRLNTITFWNPDTGMAAGENGVIMRTTNGGTTWTLNPDTGLSGRMLSNIMMENHNSSTSNVRPSIAPGEGHLGNSDGTLLRTTDFGATFSLVSTGTSESINSIESGIGFNGSLIVGLTICGSGGTILTSPDGINWTKRNSHTTSDLYAVASAAMEDTSVPPNQVCVGAGGTSVVNEPPAFAVYPPDPGWCAGETHTISWSVNPLIANVSIEVRDVNAQTTAATISASTPNDGSFSWNIPPLFPAGSYEIFIHDVEWNGGWSYSLPFTIGSCDCRAPVLVDVKDVPNDQGGKVTVAWNQSCLDVPPNRVITYYSIWRGVNMSVSMKQLKLITPEMMSIDFSGKGYRSFSGTYWEWVGNMTAHYLEHYSYTASTPSDSSGAGNPYYKFFVSAQTADPFIFWDSNPDSGYSVDNIAPSALVNSPIIKSQTGSSVTLAWQNNPDNPDIMRYDIYRTTETSLMAKQTTEKIGETSDTSYTDNAMIPNKINVYTVIAVDIHGNESPASPPISVTPLSTTMQISYINRWNLVSVPMTMNNYDKSFIYPTAISSAFGYVSDYQSQTTLERGVGYWVKFSNAQDVSMTGGLTTDVTVTVHTGWNLIGSISSPVDVSKITSTQSNMITSQFFGYNGSYETVSTIEPGKGYWVKVNQSGTLTISSSLANISASNKIKIQPTSEMPPFSPAPDAEDLRPQTFGLSQNYPNPFNPVTVISYQLPADIYVMLKIYDVIGQEVATLVNGLQTAGYKSVTWDANNVPSGMYFYKLSAGDFLDMKKMVLLK from the coding sequence ATGTTCTTCTCATCTGTAACAAACAAGCATTGGTTGTTAATACAACTTTTCCTAATTACGTTTCTGCTTTCTGTCTCTGCATCTGCCCAGGATACACTCGACAACTGGGCATCCGCCACCAGCGGAACAAGCAACACTCTGCGAACAGTCTCTTTTTTCAACGCGGACACGGGCTTTGCGGCAGGCGGGGGAGTTATTATCCATACAACCGATGGCGGAAAACACTGGACTATGATTGACAGTGTGGTTGTAGCAGGTAAGATGCGAAAACTCTTTTCTGTCGAGAGCCATAACTCATCCCGTTCAAATAAAACCATCGCAGCGGGAGGTCCTGACACGCCAACGCCGTGCGAAGGTCTTCTGGTTGGTGATCTCGGCGAAATCTTCCAAACAACCGACTGCGGTTTTACATGGGCACAAATATCCAGCCCCACCTTCCTCAACTTACGGGGAATAACCGACGATGGAGCGAATTATAATCCCGATGTAGTTTACGCCTGCGGTGATAGCGGTGTGGTTATTAAATCGACCGATGGAGGTAAAACATGGTTTACTCAAATAACCCCCACCTTATCGCGACTTAACACAATTACTTTCTGGAATCCTGACACCGGTATGGCAGCAGGTGAAAATGGAGTTATTATGCGTACAACGAACGGCGGTACTACATGGACATTAAATCCAGACACGGGATTATCCGGTAGAATGCTTTCAAATATCATGATGGAGAACCATAACTCATCCACATCAAATGTCAGACCCTCAATTGCACCGGGAGAAGGTCATCTTGGCAACAGTGACGGCACTCTGCTTCGTACAACAGATTTTGGCGCCACATTTTCCCTCGTATCAACTGGCACATCTGAAAGTATAAATAGTATTGAGAGTGGGATTGGTTTCAATGGTTCTCTCATTGTTGGACTGACGATTTGCGGCAGCGGAGGGACGATATTGACCTCACCCGATGGCATCAACTGGACAAAACGCAATAGCCATACCACAAGTGATTTGTATGCTGTTGCCTCGGCGGCGATGGAAGATACGTCTGTTCCGCCTAATCAGGTTTGCGTTGGCGCAGGTGGAACGTCAGTAGTAAACGAACCGCCGGCATTTGCCGTCTACCCGCCTGATCCGGGATGGTGCGCTGGAGAAACACATACAATCTCATGGTCTGTAAATCCTCTCATCGCCAATGTTTCCATCGAAGTACGGGATGTGAACGCCCAGACAACCGCCGCAACAATTTCGGCAAGCACCCCGAACGACGGGAGCTTTTCCTGGAATATTCCACCACTTTTTCCTGCCGGTTCCTATGAGATATTTATCCACGATGTTGAGTGGAATGGTGGCTGGTCGTATAGTCTTCCGTTTACCATTGGTTCATGCGACTGCAGAGCTCCGGTATTGGTTGATGTGAAAGATGTCCCGAACGACCAGGGTGGAAAAGTAACAGTTGCCTGGAATCAATCCTGCCTGGATGTACCGCCCAACCGTGTTATCACTTATTATTCAATTTGGCGCGGAGTTAATATGAGTGTATCGATGAAACAATTAAAACTTATAACTCCGGAAATGATGTCAATAGATTTTTCTGGTAAAGGATATCGCAGTTTCAGTGGAACATACTGGGAATGGGTAGGAAATATGACGGCTCATTATCTTGAACACTACAGTTACACAGCTTCCACACCATCCGATTCTAGCGGTGCTGGTAATCCGTATTATAAATTCTTTGTCTCAGCACAAACAGCTGATCCGTTCATATTTTGGGATTCGAATCCGGACAGCGGATATTCGGTAGATAATATTGCCCCATCCGCATTGGTGAATTCGCCGATAATAAAATCTCAAACAGGCTCTTCTGTAACACTCGCCTGGCAGAACAATCCGGATAATCCTGATATTATGAGGTATGATATTTATCGCACCACTGAGACCTCTTTAATGGCAAAGCAAACGACTGAAAAAATTGGTGAAACATCTGACACGAGTTATACCGATAATGCGATGATACCGAACAAAATTAATGTTTATACAGTGATTGCAGTTGATATACATGGCAATGAAAGTCCGGCATCACCGCCAATATCCGTTACACCATTGAGTACAACAATGCAGATATCATATATCAATCGGTGGAATCTTGTATCTGTTCCGATGACTATGAACAATTATGATAAATCGTTCATATATCCTACTGCAATAAGCAGTGCGTTCGGTTATGTGAGTGATTATCAGTCACAGACTACACTTGAACGCGGTGTGGGATATTGGGTAAAATTTAGCAATGCGCAAGATGTATCGATGACCGGAGGATTAACAACTGATGTAACGGTTACAGTTCACACTGGTTGGAATCTAATCGGATCAATCTCGTCCCCGGTAGATGTTTCGAAGATAACATCTACTCAATCGAACATGATAACTTCACAGTTCTTTGGTTATAACGGAAGTTACGAAACTGTCAGTACTATTGAACCCGGTAAAGGTTATTGGGTTAAAGTAAACCAGTCTGGAACGCTTACGATATCTTCTTCCTTGGCAAACATTTCGGCAAGTAATAAGATAAAAATTCAACCGACATCGGAGATGCCTCCATTCTCTCCGGCACCTGATGCGGAAGATTTGAGACCGCAAACATTTGGTCTTTCTCAAAACTATCCAAACCCGTTCAATCCGGTCACGGTCATCAGTTATCAGCTTCCGGCAGATATATATGTGATGCTGAAGATATATGATGTTATTGGGCAGGAGGTAGCGACATTGGTGAACGGGTTACAGACAGCCGGTTACAAATCCGTTACCTGGGATGCGAATAATGTTCCAAGCGGAATGTACTTTTACAAGCTCAGCGCTGGAGATTTTTTGGATATGAAGAAGATGGTGTTGTTGAAATAA